Within Rhododendron vialii isolate Sample 1 chromosome 12a, ASM3025357v1, the genomic segment AAAGAAACCAATTCATACCTATCTATCTAtctaaaaagaaagattttgaCTACATCAATGTTGTTCCCATGTATATAGTGTGAACAAGCATgtgtctagagagagagagagagagagaatactctTGTTCTTTTCTGGCCATCACAAGGGGATCATCTTTGTTGATGTCATATGGGTACCATTGCGCGACTTTCTCACCAATGAGCTTCTTGCGTAGGATCTTGTGTGGAGATCTCTCTCCTGTTGGGTTAAGTACGTGACCAAATATCCTTGCCCTCGCCTCAGCCACACCTCTAATGGCGGCTTCAGCCACCAAGCTCTTCAGGCTTCCGATGCTCATTCTCTGtgtccaaattcaaacaacacACATTTTCTTTCATGCCAGTGAAATAGAGtcactgtaaaaaaaaattggtcacATTTTAGAGTCACATAACCCCACCCCCAACTCAACTCAATCCGTCAACCAGAGTATCTATACATTACTGTAATTTTTTCTGTTGTCATATCCCAGAAGAAGTTACAATACCCTAACCCCAACTCAATCCTTTCTATAGGAAGTTTTCTTTTATCTTCGTTTTTCCTATAGAGTTGAACCCGCAACCTCATTGCACCTAAGTACAACCACCCAACTGTCGGGTTGACTGCCGGGTTTACAGGGACTATGATTTATACAAGATACTGTAAGTATAAAAGTAAAAGGATTCTTCTGTGGTAGATAGTAAATCACAATCTCCAGAATTAAACAACGTAAGGACTTGTAACGCAAATTTGCAGTACTAACAAAGAAGAATAAACATCAACTTGTTTTGAACAAGGAAGAAAGATAATCGAAAGTAAGGATTTGGCAGTGTTCTTTTTCACAGAGCAGGGCCAGGATACAATCCTAGAAACAACTGCTTCAGGCCCCCCAAAGAAATGCTACGAAGGCCTACCCTAAAGAATGGTAATAACTTACTACTACTGCATCTGCGTTAAATTGATAGCATCCACGTTTAAGCATCTAAAT encodes:
- the LOC131311812 gene encoding uncharacterized protein LOC131311812 isoform X2, producing the protein MSIGSLKSLVAEAAIRGVAEARARIFGHVLNPTGERSPHKILRKKLIGEKVAQWYPYDINKDDPLVMARKEQERLSKLEMLKRRGKGPPKKGQGKRSKRK
- the LOC131311812 gene encoding uncharacterized protein LOC131311812 isoform X1 codes for the protein MLKRGCYQFNADAVVRMSIGSLKSLVAEAAIRGVAEARARIFGHVLNPTGERSPHKILRKKLIGEKVAQWYPYDINKDDPLVMARKEQERLSKLEMLKRRGKGPPKKGQGKRSKRK